A part of Pseudomonadota bacterium genomic DNA contains:
- a CDS encoding alanine/glycine:cation symporter family protein — MAARAIQKVRVFLLFTFFFVLWTTFPALAQAPGSLDARIDAILSPLADTVSSAIFYAIPVGEAQVRLIVVWLIVVAVSFTLYLRFINLWGFRHAVDIMLGKYSDASQPGEVSHFRALSAALSGTVGLGNIAGVAVAIAVGGPGATLWMIVAGFFGMASKFAECTLGVKYRVLHADGTVSGGPMYYLSRGLAEIGLPRLGRGLAVCFAMACVGGAIGAGNMFQANQAYQQFVIVTGGEASLFHDQGWLFGLILAVVVGLVIIGGIKSIAQVTARIVPFMGITYLLAGFVIVATHAERIPAAILTIVEGAFTPAAGFGGLIGVLMMGFQRATFSNEAGIGSAPIAYASIRTSEPVSAGFLSLLEPFIDTIIICTMTAFVIVLSGVYLEKEIYLDGNALGGVLMTSAAFAQTIDWFPYVLALVVTLFAVSTIITWSYYGLKCWTYLFGETRRVDQAFKVLFLAFTVMGSAMSLRSIIDFSDAMIFAMAFPNAIGLYLLSGKLRADLQSYWKRVKAGEIAPRK, encoded by the coding sequence ATGGCGGCTCGCGCGATCCAAAAAGTCCGGGTTTTTCTTCTTTTCACTTTTTTCTTCGTTCTTTGGACCACCTTTCCCGCGCTTGCCCAGGCACCCGGCAGTCTTGACGCCAGGATCGACGCCATCCTGTCGCCGCTGGCCGACACCGTTTCCAGTGCGATTTTTTACGCCATTCCCGTCGGCGAGGCGCAGGTCCGCCTCATCGTCGTTTGGTTGATTGTCGTGGCGGTCAGCTTCACCCTCTACCTCCGCTTCATCAATCTTTGGGGGTTTCGCCATGCCGTCGACATCATGCTGGGGAAGTATTCGGACGCTTCGCAACCCGGCGAAGTTTCCCACTTCCGGGCGCTCTCGGCCGCCCTCTCTGGCACCGTCGGCCTTGGCAACATCGCGGGCGTTGCGGTTGCGATCGCCGTGGGCGGGCCGGGGGCTACGCTCTGGATGATCGTCGCCGGCTTCTTCGGCATGGCCTCGAAATTCGCGGAATGCACGCTTGGCGTGAAATACCGCGTCCTGCACGCCGACGGCACCGTGTCGGGCGGGCCGATGTATTACCTGTCGCGGGGGTTGGCCGAGATCGGTCTCCCCAGGCTCGGGCGCGGCCTTGCGGTCTGTTTCGCGATGGCCTGCGTCGGCGGCGCCATTGGCGCCGGGAACATGTTCCAGGCCAACCAGGCATACCAGCAGTTCGTCATCGTAACCGGCGGCGAAGCCAGCCTTTTCCATGACCAAGGCTGGCTGTTTGGTCTAATCCTTGCCGTCGTCGTCGGCCTTGTCATCATCGGCGGAATCAAAAGCATCGCCCAAGTGACGGCGCGAATCGTGCCTTTCATGGGGATCACCTACCTGCTGGCCGGGTTTGTCATCGTGGCCACGCACGCCGAGCGCATCCCGGCGGCGATCCTCACCATCGTCGAAGGCGCCTTTACGCCGGCGGCGGGTTTTGGCGGGCTGATCGGTGTCCTTATGATGGGCTTCCAGCGGGCGACCTTCTCGAACGAGGCCGGCATCGGCTCCGCCCCCATCGCTTACGCTTCCATACGCACGTCCGAACCCGTTTCGGCGGGCTTCCTGTCGTTGCTCGAACCCTTTATCGACACCATTATCATCTGCACGATGACGGCTTTCGTGATCGTGCTTTCGGGCGTCTATCTCGAGAAGGAAATTTACCTGGACGGCAACGCGCTGGGCGGCGTCTTGATGACATCGGCCGCCTTTGCGCAAACCATCGACTGGTTTCCGTATGTACTGGCGCTTGTCGTGACGCTCTTTGCCGTTTCGACAATCATCACGTGGTCCTATTACGGCTTGAAATGCTGGACCTATCTTTTCGGCGAGACGCGCAGGGTGGATCAGGCCTTCAAGGTGCTTTTCCTCGCGTTCACGGTGATGGGATCGGCGATGTCGCTGCGATCCATCATCGATTTTTCGGACGCCATGATTTTTGCGATGGCGTTCCCGAACGCGATCGGTCTTTACCTGCTTTCCGGGAAGCTGCGGGCGGATTTGCAGTCGTATTGGAAACGGGTCAAGGCGGGCGAAATCGCCCCTCGCAAATAG
- a CDS encoding MucR family transcriptional regulator gives MATEIVAAYVGFNNLSAGQIPELIQTVYRSLDSLGAASARDTAPPRPFVPIRKSVTPDYIICLEDGKKLKMLKRHLRTAYGMMPEQYRAKWGLAADYPMVAPNYAIQRSDFAKKIGLGRKGMARRGRKPRK, from the coding sequence ATGGCGACGGAGATCGTCGCGGCCTATGTCGGCTTCAATAACCTCAGCGCCGGGCAAATTCCCGAACTCATCCAGACGGTATACCGGTCGCTCGATTCGCTTGGCGCCGCCAGCGCGCGGGACACCGCCCCGCCCCGTCCCTTCGTGCCGATCCGCAAATCGGTGACGCCGGATTACATCATTTGTCTGGAGGACGGCAAGAAACTGAAGATGCTGAAACGGCATCTGCGCACAGCCTACGGCATGATGCCGGAGCAATACCGCGCAAAGTGGGGCCTCGCGGCAGACTACCCGATGGTGGCGCCGAACTATGCCATCCAGCGCTCCGACTTCGCCAAGAAGATCGGCCTGGGCCGTAAAGGAATGGCAAGGCGCGGGCGCAAGCCCCGCAAGTAG